In one Thermanaerovibrio velox DSM 12556 genomic region, the following are encoded:
- the ppk1 gene encoding polyphosphate kinase 1, translated as MRKPKRGKADAPAKEEDLSFGPGCFINRELSWVSFNERVLMQAMDTSWPLLERVKFLSIFYNNLDEFFMIRVSGLVRQLNEGVLDLPPDRMTPSQQLGALRERVVRLIERADRCFRDHLVPELEKAGISFIHPALVKEKQRSYMKRFFEREIFPILTPLAFDAGHPFPHISNLSLNLAVILRDQKRVERFARLKVPDTFPRLMPVPLEEEKPLKRMGLSEGGKRFIWFEELIRMNLESLFPGYRVEDSYLFRVTRDADIEIEEDEADDLLESIQEGVDQREFGSVVRLEIEERAPKRIRNMLAENLGILPHQVYPLTPPLGLSCLMELWRLKRQELKDRPFQAFIPKDLSSGRDLFRTVRSRDVMLFHPYDSFSPLVDFLRQAANDPSVLAIKQTLYRVGPNSPVVEALLEARQQDKQVSVLVELKARFDEENNIGWAKRLESEGVHVVYGVPGLKTHAKICLVVRREKGGIVRYVHLGTGNYNASTASVYSDLGLLTCDPEIGADASEFFNALTGYSKQDSYRKLITAPYAMRKKLLDLIDREVQNHLAGIGGAIIMKMNALVDRSCIEALYRASRKGVPVFLIVRGMCCLRPKVEGLSDRIEVVSIVGRFLEHARVFAFYNGGDPRVYLGSADLMPRNLDRRVELLFPLDDRRLRDAVMRFVLLPQMLDRRRAFCLNPDGTYSPPSSDGFDSQMWLIENRGLWHPKESR; from the coding sequence TTGAGGAAGCCCAAGAGGGGTAAGGCCGATGCCCCGGCGAAGGAGGAGGACCTGTCTTTTGGCCCGGGGTGCTTCATAAACCGGGAGCTAAGCTGGGTGAGCTTCAACGAGCGGGTGCTCATGCAGGCCATGGACACCTCCTGGCCTCTCCTGGAACGGGTCAAGTTCCTGTCCATCTTCTATAACAACCTGGACGAGTTCTTCATGATCCGGGTGTCCGGGCTGGTGCGGCAGCTCAACGAGGGGGTTCTGGACCTGCCGCCGGACCGGATGACCCCCTCCCAGCAGCTTGGGGCCTTGCGGGAGCGGGTGGTCCGCTTGATTGAGCGGGCTGATCGGTGTTTCCGGGATCACCTGGTGCCGGAGCTGGAGAAGGCGGGGATATCGTTCATACACCCCGCATTGGTCAAGGAGAAGCAGCGGAGCTACATGAAGCGCTTCTTCGAGCGGGAGATATTCCCCATCCTAACCCCCCTGGCGTTCGACGCGGGGCATCCGTTCCCCCATATATCCAACCTGAGCCTCAACCTGGCGGTCATCCTAAGGGACCAGAAACGGGTGGAGCGGTTCGCCAGACTCAAGGTGCCGGACACCTTTCCCAGACTGATGCCGGTCCCCCTTGAGGAGGAGAAGCCCCTTAAGCGCATGGGTCTCTCCGAAGGGGGAAAGCGCTTCATCTGGTTCGAGGAGCTCATAAGGATGAACCTGGAGAGCCTCTTCCCCGGCTATCGGGTGGAGGACTCGTACCTGTTCAGGGTGACCAGGGACGCGGACATAGAGATAGAGGAGGACGAGGCGGACGACCTTTTGGAGTCCATCCAGGAGGGGGTGGACCAGCGGGAGTTCGGCTCGGTGGTCAGGCTCGAGATAGAGGAGCGGGCGCCCAAGAGGATAAGGAACATGCTGGCGGAGAACCTGGGCATCTTGCCCCATCAGGTCTACCCCTTGACCCCGCCGCTGGGCCTCTCGTGCCTGATGGAGCTTTGGCGGCTTAAGCGGCAGGAGCTTAAGGATCGCCCCTTTCAAGCCTTCATCCCCAAGGACCTGTCATCCGGCCGGGACCTTTTCAGGACCGTGCGCTCCCGGGACGTGATGCTGTTTCATCCATATGATTCCTTCTCCCCCCTGGTGGACTTCCTCCGCCAGGCCGCCAACGATCCGTCGGTGTTGGCCATAAAGCAGACCCTTTACAGGGTGGGGCCCAACTCGCCGGTGGTGGAGGCCCTTTTGGAGGCAAGGCAGCAGGACAAGCAGGTGTCCGTTCTAGTGGAGCTCAAGGCCCGGTTCGACGAGGAGAACAACATAGGCTGGGCCAAGAGGCTTGAGTCGGAGGGGGTTCACGTGGTCTACGGTGTCCCGGGGCTCAAGACCCACGCCAAGATATGTCTGGTGGTCCGCCGGGAGAAGGGGGGCATAGTGAGGTACGTGCACCTTGGCACCGGCAACTACAACGCCTCCACCGCATCGGTGTACAGCGACCTTGGGCTTTTGACCTGCGATCCGGAAATTGGGGCGGACGCGTCGGAGTTCTTCAACGCCCTGACCGGTTACTCCAAGCAGGATTCCTACCGCAAGCTGATAACCGCCCCTTATGCCATGAGGAAGAAGCTGCTGGATCTCATAGACCGGGAGGTGCAGAACCACCTTGCTGGGATCGGGGGAGCCATAATAATGAAGATGAACGCCCTGGTGGACCGGAGCTGCATAGAGGCGCTGTACCGGGCGAGCCGCAAGGGGGTCCCGGTGTTCCTCATAGTGCGGGGCATGTGTTGTCTTAGGCCCAAGGTAGAGGGCCTGAGCGACCGCATAGAGGTGGTGTCCATAGTGGGGCGCTTTTTAGAGCACGCCCGGGTATTCGCCTTCTACAACGGGGGGGATCCCAGGGTCTACCTTGGCAGTGCGGACTTGATGCCCCGGAACCTGGACCGGCGGGTGGAGCTCCTTTTCCCCCTGGATGACCGGCGTCTTCGGGACGCGGTGATGAGGTTCGTTCTGCTCCCCCAGATGTTGGACCGCCGGAGGGCCTTTTGCCTCAATCCCGACGGTACCTACTCCCCCCCATCCTCCGATGGGTTTGACAGCCAGATGTGGTTGATAGAGAACCGGGGGCTTTGGCATCCCAAGGAGTCCCGGTGA